One part of the Nostoc sp. PCC 7120 = FACHB-418 genome encodes these proteins:
- a CDS encoding Rieske (2Fe-2S) protein — MNWIKVIGQDELPPNGRKVVKVEQRNILLLNHNNQVFAVENSCPHLKLPLQKGKITDDGAIVCPFHRSAFDLTSGNPTEWTPFPPGIGKVMGMISKEKGLSVFPTRVEEGSIWVGV, encoded by the coding sequence ATGAACTGGATTAAAGTTATTGGCCAGGATGAATTACCACCCAATGGGCGTAAAGTGGTCAAGGTTGAACAACGGAACATCTTGCTACTGAACCATAACAACCAAGTGTTTGCGGTGGAAAATTCCTGTCCCCACTTGAAGCTACCTTTACAAAAGGGCAAAATTACAGATGATGGAGCGATTGTTTGTCCTTTTCACCGGAGCGCCTTTGACCTGACTAGTGGTAATCCTACTGAGTGGACTCCCTTTCCTCCCGGTATTGGGAAAGTGATGGGTATGATTTCTAAAGAAAAGGGATTATCTGTCTTTCCTACCCGTGTGGAAGAAGGCAGTATTTGGGTAGGTGTGTAA